The sequence CGCCCAGTCCTTGGCATTCCATGATTGCGAAGTGTCCATGTCAAACCATTCCACACCCACGGTTTGCAGGCACACGTAATAAATGAAAATGGCTGCCAATATGCCCATGATCGAGAACTTTTTTGCCTCGTGGAATATCTCTGCGGAAGCATCGATGTGGCGATATAACTGATAGGTGCCTATCAGGCACAGCACGGTATACGTGACTTCCAGCGTGATGATGAACCAGTAGATCCGGTGATGGATCATCGGTGATTCAATGGCCCGGTACTTGATGGTTTCACTGGCGGTGGTGGTGTCCATACTCAGGATATGAGCGACGTAGGTGTAGTTTGAGTTGTAGTCGGTAAAGTTGTGGATCATCACCAGCACGCCAAAGAAGCTGATGTAAGCCATCAATATGACTTTGCTGTAACGAATGAGCTTGTCGGTTGTCAGGGTGTTCAAGGTATTGGCTCTCCATAGCGTTTGTCGATTATTCGACAGGCAGGCAGAGCTTATAATGCTGTTGTTTAACTGGCTTTGTTGTTCAATTTCAAGTTGTGTAAGGCATAACTAACGGGCAAGTGCGATAGCGCACTTGCCCGTATTTTTTTATCCGCGCCAGACTTGCGGGTTGACCAGATCCTGCGGACGTTCGCCGAGCAGGGCGCTGCGCAGGTTGGCCAGTGCACGATTGGCCATGGCTTCGCGGGTTTCATTCGTCGCCGAGCCGATGTGCGGCAGGGTCACGGCGTTACTCAACTGGAACAGCGGCGATTCGGCCAGCGGTTCTTTTTCGTAAACGTCGAGGCCGGCACCACGAATGCGCTTGGTTTGCAGGGCTTCGATCAGGGCCGGTTCATCGACCACCGGGCCACGCGATATGTTCACCAAAATGGCGTCGGGTTTCATCAGCGCCAGTTCACGGTGGCTGATCAGATGGCGGGTCTTGTCGCTGAGCGGCACCACCAGGCAGACGAAGTCGGCTTCGGCGAGCAGTTGATCGAGGCTGCGAAATTGCGCGCCGAGTTCCTGCTCCAGTTCGGTTTTGCGGCTGTTGCCACTGTAGATGATCGGCATGTTGAAGCCGAAGCGGCCACGGCGGGCGACGGCGGCGCCGATGTTGCCCATGCCGACAATGCCGAGGGTTTTGCCGTGGACGTCACAGCCGAACAAGGGCGCGCCGACGCTGGCTTGCCATTGGCCGGCCTTGGTCCAGGCATCGAGTTCGGCGACGCGGCGGGCGCTGCTCATGATCAGGGCGAAGGCGAGGTCGGCGGTGCTTTCGGTGAGCACATCCGGGGTGTTGGTGAGCATGATCCCGCGTTCGTTGAAGTAGGCGAGGTCGTAGTTGTCGTAGCCGACGGAGACACTTGAGACCACTTCGAGTTTTGTTGCGGTTTCGAGTTGGGCCTGGCCGAGTTTGCGGCCGACGCCGATGAGGCCGTGGGCGTGGGGCAGGGCTTCGTTGAATTGGGCGTTGATGTCGCCGTTTTTTGGGTTGGGGACGATGACGTCGAATTCTTGTTGCAGGCGTTCGATCATGGGCGGGGTGATGCGGCTGAAGGCCAGGACAGTTTTTTTCATCGTTTTTGGCTCTTGTTCGGGCTTGATACCAAGCACGCTAACATTTCTGGCTTGGGGTTGTCTTGGCGGCCTCTGGGCCGACCAGGTTTTGGGTGGTGTTGGGTGTATATCCGTTTTTTGGGTGATGGCGGCTTAGGGTTTCGCCCTTACGGCGACTCACTTTTTTGACAAACGCCTCAAAAAAGTAAGCAAAAAAACGCTTGCTCCTACGTGCGGCCCGCTCGCTGGGGCTCGGGGTTCCTTCGCTGCGGGATCGATCCGGGCGCAGCGTCTCCGGTTTGCTTCGCTGCACCTCCTCTCGCTGTGTTTGGCTGCGCCAAACGGTCGCTGCGCTCCCACGCCCGGATCAATCCCTCCACTCAGCCTTCCGACGTCGCCCGTGGATCAAGATCAAAAGCAGGCGAGCTGACACTCGGCCTATTGAGTGGTGAAGAGCGGGGCGTGGTCGGCTTTGGATTTGTGGTGGATTTGCCCCTCACCCCAGCCCTCTCCCGAGGGAGAGGGCTGGGGTGAGGGGCTTTTGATCTGTTTCAGAATCTGAGTTCGACTCGGTATTTCACGTCGGCGTAACTCTCCCAAACACCTCGGTCAGTCCCCTCTCCCTCCGGGAGAGGGTTAGGGTGAGGGGCTTTTGATCTGATTCAAAATCTGAATTCGACTCGGTATCGCACGTCGGCGTAGCTCACCCAAACACCTCGATCAGTCCCCTCTCCCTCTGGGAGAGGGCTAGGGTGAGGGGCTTTTAGCTTTGTGAAGGGGATTGGGAGATTTCGTGGTTATCCAGCACGCGATTCACCGCCAGTTCGGCGAGCATGATGATCTGCTGAATCGCCAGAATCGTGCGCCGTTGCGGCAGGTCGATGTAGGCGGCGATGTCGCTGGTCATGAGGCTGGCCTGTGCCAGTGATTCGCAGGCGTGGACCAGCAGGCTTTCGCTGTCCTGATCAGGGGCGACCTGGAACATGGTGCTGGGTTTGTGGAAGCGCAGGGTCAGTGCGTTGGGTTTGAGGTAGTGGTCGAGGGCGCGGTCGGCGGCTTCGTGGAATTTCTTTGAGCCGGGAAATTCGTAAGGAGTGGTGTTCTCCGCTTCGGGCGGATTGGGCGTTGGTTTGAACATAGGAAACATACTCGTGGCAAGTTGAGTTGAAGCTGCCACTTTTCGTTTTCCAGGCGAAAGGGTGGCAGCTGTACGCAGACTGGAAAAACCGGTCAACTTGCCAAAACCGGCAGGCCCAAGGGCCTCCCGCGTACAGCCGCCATAACATTGCGAGCAGAAAAAGCGCCGCAGTATGCCATGAGCTTTGGTAGTTGAAATCGGGTTTTCCAGACCCGGTCGCTGATGCGTCAGCGACACCCAAATCCTAGCCAGCGCACTTCCGACGGACAACCGTCAAAACCTGTCGGAAACATCCGCAGATTCCTGGTTTTCGTAGGAGTTGTTGTAGGTGTGGATTGCTTGATTTTTAAACAGAAAGTCCCTCGGTCGCAGGCTGTGGCTGATCTGCGCGAATATGACGTTCTGTTTAAAGTCAGCCCGATGGCCGCAGCCGAACTTACGTCCTGTCCGCTGGATGGGAAGACACGCGCTTGGCTTTTGTTTTGCGGTGAATTTACCCCTCACCCCAGCCCTCTCCCGAGGGAGAGGGAGCCGATTTTTGGGCATTTCAAAATCTGAGTTCAACACGGTATCGCACGTCGGTGTAGCCCTGCCAAACACCTTGATCAGTCCCCTCTCCCTCCGGGAGAGGGTTAGGGTGAGGGGCTTTTAGCTTTGTGAAGGGGATTGGGAGATTTCGTGGTTATCCAGCACTCGATTCACCGCCAGTTCAGCCAGCATGATGATCTGCTGAATCGCCAGAATCGTCCGCCGTTGCGGCAGGTCGATGTAGGCGGCGATGTCGCTGGTCATGAGGCTGGCCTGGGCCAGTGATTCGCAGGCGTGGACCAGCAGGCTTTCGCTGTCCTGATCGGGGGCGACCTGGAACATGGTGCTGGATTTGTGGAAGCGCAGGGTGAGCGCGTTGGGTTTGAGGTAGTGGTCGAGGGCGCGTTCGGCGGCTTCGTGAAATTTCTTCGAGCCGGGGAATTCGTAGGGGGTGGTGTTCTCCGCTTCGGGCGGATTAGGCGTTGGTTTGATCATGGTGAAACTCCATTCGGGATGTGGAGTTCGTCACACACTGCGACCAAGCAGTAGGGTGGCGAACTGTACGCGGGTTGGTCGACCAGGGAATGGAAACCCGGCAGGGCCAAAGCCCTCCCACGCACAGTTCGCCATTAAGCAAGCTGAAAAAGTGCGCCATTCTAAACCCGGACGACCAAGTCCGGTCGCTGATTCGTCAGCGACACCCAAATCCTAGCCACCGCACTTCCGACGGACAACCTGCAAAACCTGTCGGAAACATCCGCGAAATCCCTGTTTTTGTAGGCTCTGCCGTAGGCCGCGATCTGTTGATTTTTAAACAGCAAGATCAAAAGATCGCAGCCTGCGGCAGCTCCTGGAGGTGAGGCGTTTTGTTTAGGAGACAGTTGGGGCGATGAAGAGAGCCGTGGGTCAAAAGTCTGCGCGGCGAAGAGGGTCAGCTTTTGCTCTTCTGCCACAGGCCGCGGCAGATTCAGAGCGAAATACTGTCCCGCCCTTTGATGGAGAACGTACCACCATTGACCTCCAGCTCCTTACCTTCAGCGCCAGCAGATTTGAACTGAAAGCTCCCCTTGTACAGTTCTTGATCATGATCAAAACTCAAGGTGATGGAGCCTGTATCAGCACTGTAGGTTTCAAAGCGGATATGGGTCTCCACTTGCCATATCTTCCAAAAAGTCGCACAGACCTTTTTATCTTCGAAGTTATAGGTGCCGCTCGAGATGTCGGGTGGGAACACTATTTCAATGCCGCGCTCGATTTCGTTTCTATTTGCATCGGTAGTGAGCTGTACCGTGTTTAAAGACAAGTGCAGTTTGTTGTCGGTGGTGTAGTGGTCATAGGCGAAGCCTGAGTTTTGCGAGGTGAAGTCCAGATCACCCGATATGCGGGCCGTCATACGACCGATGCTGGGAGAGGTTTTGATAATGGGAAACTGATGCCTGGTGAACATGATGAACTCCTTGGCGTTGATCGTTCCGTGAACCAGACAAGGTCTGGCGACGTTTTCAAGCTAGGAGTGGGGGGGAACACTGTCAACTGTCAGAGTTGACAGTTGACAGTAGAGGAGAATTGAACGTCAGAGGGACTGCCAACGCCAATTGCCCCGGTTCAGTAACGTCGGCAGAACGCTACATTCAGTTGGCGACACGCACGCCGGCGAGGCTGCCACTCAACTCATACGCCGCCAATTCCGCCTGATGCGCCGCGAGAATTTCCGGCAACGACCCACGCAAATACTCAACCCACGTCTTGATCTTCGCATCCAGATATTGCCGCGACGGGTAGATCGCATACAGGTTCAGCTCTTGCGAGCGGTAGTTCGGCATGACCCGCACCAGTGTGCCGTTGCGCAAGCCTTCGATCGCCGCATACACCGGCAACACGCCAACGCCCATGCCGCTGGTGATCGCGGTTTTCATCGCGTCGGCGGAGTTCACCAGAAACGGTGAGCTGTTGATGGTGACCATTTCCTGGCCTTCCGGGCCGTCGAAGGCCCATTTTTCCAGGGGAATTACCGGGCTGACCAGGCGCAGGCAGGCGTGGTTGAGCAGGTCGCTGGGCTTTTGCGCGGCACCGTTGGCTTTCACGTAGGCCGGCGAGGCGCAGACGATGCTGTAGGTGATGCCCAGCCGTTGCGAGACGAAACCCGAGTCCGGCAATTCGCTGGCGAGCACGATGGACACGTCGTAGCCCTCGTCGAGCAGGTCCGGCACGCGGTTGGCCAGGGTCAGGTCGAAGGTGACGTCGGGGTGAGTCTTGCGGTAGCGGGCGATGGCGTCGATAACGAAGTGCTGGCCGATGCCGGTCATGGTGTGCACTTTCAATTGCCCGGCCGGGCGCGCGTGGGCGTCGCTGGCTTCGGCTTCGGCCTCTTCGACGTAGGCCAGAATCTGTTCGCAGCGCAGCAGGTAGCGTTTGCCCGCTTCGGTCAGGGCGATGCGCCGCGTGGTGCGGTTGAGCAAGCGGGTTTGCAGGTGGGCTTCCAGGTTGGAGACCGCGCGCGAGACGTTGGCGGTGGTGGTGTCGAGCTGCACGGCAGCGGCGGTGAAGCTGCCGGCTTCGGCGACACAACTGAAGGCGCGCATGTTTTGCAAAGTGTCCATGGGGTGCTCTCAAGGGAGATGGCAAATTGTGACACGAAGTTTCGGGGGCGAGACCCCCGACCAAGGGATTATCTCGTTAACCGTAACAAAGATTCACAGAATTCCCAGCTTATCGCCATTGAGGGCGCCCCCTAGAATTGCGCCGATCCCGGTAGGAGCTGCCGAAGGCTGCGATCTTTTGATTTTGTTTTAAGGGAATCAAGATCAAAAGATCGCAGCCTGCGGCAGCTCCTGCACGGGTCCTCGATCTACCCCTCTCTCAGGAATTCGCAGCTGTGCCGCGTCGCATCAACAGAGCGCTTTTGCCGCTCAGTGTTCTGGCTTTTACCCTGGGTCTTGGCGGCTGCATCTCAACCGAAGGAATTGCCCCGCAGGGCAAGGCATTGGAAGCCAATTCACTGGCCACCGACGACGCCATCGCCCATGCCGCCCGTGACGCCAATTGGCCCACCGCGCAATGGTGGCAAGCCTACGGTGACCCGCAACTCAATCGCTGGATCGACCTCGCCGTGCAAGGCAGTCCGACCATGGCCATGGCTGCTGCGCGAGTGCGTCAAGCCAAAGCCATGGCCGGCGTCGCCGAATCCGCCGAGTCATTGCAGATCAATGGCGAGTCAACGATCAAGCGGCACAACTGGCCGACCGATCAGTTCTACGGTCCGGGCGAGCTGGCCAACACCACGACCTGGGACAACAACGCCGCGCTCGGTTTCAGCTACGCGCTCGACCTCTGGGGCCGTGAAAGCAATGCCAGCGAACGTGCGGTGGACCTTGCGCACATGAGCGCGGCCGAGGCGCGATTGGCGCAGCTTGAATTGCAGAACAACATCGTTCGCGCCTACATCGAACTGTCGCTGCATTACGCCCAGCGCGACATCGTCGCGGCGACGCTCAAGCAGCAACAGCAGATTCTCGATCTGGCACAGAAGCGTTTGAATGGTGGCATCGGCACACACTTCGAAGTCAGTCAGGCCGAAACGCCGTTGCCGGAAACCCATCGGCAAATCGATGCGCTGGATGAAGAGATCGCCCTGAGTCGCAATCAACTTGCCGCGCTGGCGGGTAAAGGGCCGGGGGCGGGCGCGCAGTTGCAGCGCCCGACATTGTCCCTCGGTGCTGCGCTGAAACTGCCGTCGGCATTGCCCGCCGAACTGCTCGGCCAGCGTCCGGATGTGGTTGCCAGTCGCTGGCAGGTCGCGGCGCAGGCGCGTGGTATCGATGTGGCGCACGCCGGTTTTTACCCCAACGTCGATCTGGTCGGCAGTCTCGGTTACATGGCCACCGGCGGTGGCGCGCTGGAGTTTTTGACCGGCAAGAAACTCAACTACAACGTCGGTCCGGCGATCTCTTTGCCGATCTTCGACGGTGGCCGACTGCGTGCCGAACTCGGTGAAGCCTCCGCCGGTTACGACATCGCTGTGGCGCATTACAACCAGACGCTGGTGAATGCGCTGAAGAATATCTCCGACCAGTTGATCCGCCGCGAGTCGATGGACAAGCAGCAAGGTTTTGCCGCCGAGTCGGTGGCCACGGCGCAGAAGACTTACGACATCGCGATGATCGCGTATCAGCGCGGCCTCACCGATTACCTCAACGTGCTCAATGCGCAGACGTTGCTGTTCAAGCAACAGCAAGTTCAGCAGCAGGTGCAGGCGGCGCGGTTGAGTGCGCATGCCGAGTTGGTGACTGCGCTGGGTGGTGGCCTCGGTGCCGGCAACGATGTGCCGGCGGCCGAGAAAACCCAGGCACCGAAAACCCCGGCACTCCTGCATTGAACACACAACCCATTGTAGGAGTGAGCCTGCTCGCGATGAGGGCCTGTCAGTCTGCATTTATGTTGGCTGACACACCGCTATCGCGAGCAGGCTCACTCCTACAGGGACCGCGTCTTGCCTGAATCCATGAGCACAATTAAATGACTCCCTTGCCCGCACCGCTGCGCTGGCTCTACTCCCTGGAATGGCGCCGTGGTTTCTTCGACTGGGCGCGCAGCGATGGCGTGACCTGGGTCTACATCTTCAAGGTGTTGATCGCCGCTTTCCTCACGCTGTGGCTGGCCATGCGCCTGGAACTGCCGCAACCGCGCACGGCGATGATCACCGTGTTCATCGTCATGCAGCCGCAGAGCGGCCAGGTGTTTGCCAAGAGTTTCTATCGCTTCCTCGGGACGCTGGCCGGGTCGGCGATGATGGTCACGCTGATCGCGTTGTTTGCGCAGAACACCGAACTGTTCCTTGGCTCGCTGGCGATCTGGGTCGGCATCTGCTCGGCCGGAGCCGCGCGTTGCCGCAACTTCCGTGCTTACGGTTTTGTCCTCGCAGGCTATACCGCCGCGATGGTCGGGCTGCCGGCGCTGGCGCACCCGGACGGCGCATTTATGGCAGCGGTGTGGCGGGTGCTGGAAATCTCGCTGGGGATTCTCTGCTCGACCCTGATCAGCGCCGCGATCCTGCCGCAAACCGCCAGCGCCGCCATGCGCAATGCCTTGTATCAGCGATTCGGTGTGTTCGCTTTATTCGTCACCGATGGCCTGCGCGGGCGCAGCAAAGCCGAGTCTTTCGAGGCGAGCAACGTGCGTTTTATCGCCGAAGCCGTGGGCCTCGAAGGCTTGCGCAGTGTCACCGTGTTTGAAGACCCGCACATGCGTCGGCGCAACGGTCGCCTGAGCCGTTTGAACAGCGAATTCATGGGCATCACCACGCGGTTCAACGCTTTGCATCAGTTGCTTGAACGCTTGCGTGGCAATGGCGAAGAACATGTGGTCGCGGCGATCAGACCGGGCCTGCAGGATCTCGCCGAAGTGCTCGACGGCTTCAGTGGTCGCGCCCTGACCAGCCCCGATGCCGCGCGCTTGGCGACAGCGCTTGCGAGCTACAAGGAAGGCCTGCCGGCACGCGTGCGCAGCCTGCGCGCTATCTTCCAGGAGAGCGAGCCGAGCGACGCCGAGCAACTGGATTTCCACACCGCGTACGAATTGCTCTATCGCTTCGTCGACGACTTGCACAGTTATGCACAGACCCACGCATCCTTGGCCGATCACCGCCACGAGCGCGAGCGCTGGGACGAGCCGTTCACCCCGCAAACCAACTGGTGGGCAGCTGCTGCATCGGGCATTCGCGCCTCGTTCATCCTCGTTGTATTGGGCAGTTACTGGGTCGCGACAGCGTGGCCAAGCGGCGCGACGATGACCCTGATCGCCGCCGCCACCGTAGGCCTCTCCGCCGCCACACCGAACCCGAAACGCATGGCCTTTCAGATGGCGTGCGGGACCTTCCTCGGTGCGCTGATCGGCTTCGTCGAGATGTTTTTCATCTTCCCGTGGATCGATGGTTTTCCGCTGCTGTGCGTGATGCTCGCGCCGGTGATCGTCCTCGGCTCGTTCCTCACGTCGCGCCCGCAATACGCCGGGGTCGGCCTCGGTCTGCTGATCTTCTTCAGCACCGGTTCGGTGCCGGACAACCTGACCATTTACAACCCTTACACCTTTATCAACGACTACATCGCCATGGTCATGGGCATGCTGGTCTGTGCCGCTGCCGGGGCGATTATTCTGCCGCCGAACAGTCGCTGGTTGTGGAAGCGCCTGGAGCAGGATCTGCGTGGTCAAGTGGTCTATGCGATCAGCGGCAAACTCAAAGGTCTGGCCTCGAGTTTCGAGAGCCGTACCCGCGATTTGCTGCACCAGGCCTACGGTCTCGCGGCCGGTCAACCGAAGGTGCAGAAGAACCTGCTGCGCTGGATGTTCGTGGTACTGGAAGTCGGCCACGCGATCATCGAGTTGCGCAAGGAGCAGGCGATCCTGCCGGTGCACCCGGCCTATGCCGAATCGCAGCCGTGGCGCCAGGCAATCCGCGTGATGGGCCGCGCGCTGGTGCGACTGTTTCTGCAACCGAACTCCAGCAATCTCGAACGCGCACTGGTCGCGGTCGACCATGCGATCAGTCGCGTAGCGGCCACTGACGAACCGTTCGCCCCACACTTCGACACCTCGGCGTTGCGCCGGGTGAAGAGCTATCTGCACTTCATCCGTACCTCGCTGCTCGACCCGCAATCACCGCTTGCTGCCTACGCCATCGCCAAGCCGGAAGGACTTGCCCATGCCTCGTGAAATCGCCTTCCACGGCGTGTACATGCCGACCATGACTTTGATGTTTTTCATCGCTGCGGCGCTGGCCTGGGCGGTGGACCGGTTCCTGTCCGGGTTCGACCTGTACCGCTTTTTCTGGCACCCGGCGCTGCTGCGTCTGAGTCTGTTTACCTGTCTGTTCGGCGCCATGGCGCTGACTGTCTACCGTTGAGACTATCTTGATGAAAAAGTTTTTCAGCCTGCTCGCGACCCTGCTGGTGCTGGCCCTGGCGTTGTGGATCGGCCGCACGTTGTGGGAGCACTACATGAACACGCCGTGGACCCGTGATGGCCGCGTGCGCGCCGACATCATCAATGTCGCCGCCGACGTTACCGGTGAAGTCATCGATGTGCCGGTGCGCGACAACCAACTGGTGAAGAAGGGTGATTTGCTTATGCAGATCGACCCAGAGCACTACCGCATCGCGGTCAAGCAGGCGCAGTCGCTGGTCGCTTCGCGCAAGTCGACCTGGGAGATGCGCAAGGTCAACGCCCACCGCCGCGCCGACCTCGACAACCTGGTGATCTCCAAGGAAAACCGCGATGACGCCAGCAACATCGCCGACGCCGCGCTGGCCGATTACCAACACGCCCAAGCGCAACTGGAAGCCGCTGAACTCAACCTCAAACGCACCGAAGTGCGCGCGGCGGTCGACGGTTATGTGACCAACCTCAACGTGCATCGCGGTGACTACGCACGCATCGGCGAGGCGAAAATGGCCGTGGTCGACATGAACTCGTTCTGGGTTTACGGCTTCTTCGAAGAGACCAAACTGCCCCACGTCAAAGTCGGTGACAAAGCCGACATGCAGTTGATGAGCGGCGAAGTGCTCAAGGGCCATGTGGAAAGCATTTCGCGCGGTATCTATGACCGCGATAACCCGGAAAGCCGCGAGCTGATTGCCGATGTGAACCCGACCTTCAACTGGGTGCGCCTGGCGCAACGGGTGCCGGTGCGCATTCATATTGATGAAGTGCCGGAAGGTGTGCTGCTGGCGGCGGGGATTACCTGCACGGTGGTGGTGAATCAGAGCGCAGTGGACAACTGACAGACCGTGTCGCTCCTTTCGCGAGCAGGCTCGCTCCCACAGAGGTCATGCATTTCAAATGTGGGAGCGAGCCTGCTCGCGAATGGGGCGACTCGGTATTTCCAGACTGATAACGAGCAATCACTCAGCGCAAAACGTCTCCTGCAAATGCAGCCAGAACACTCGCCCGGATTCGAGTTTTTCAAACACCACCGTCGAGCGCCGATCCGTGTGCACACCGCTCGCGTCGGTCTGCTGCTCGCGGTAACTCACGGTCGCGCCGCGCTGATGCAGGGCAATCACGCGTAACTCACTGAGCTGGATTCTGAAGCCTTTCTTCTGCCCGCCTGCGGCTCGGAACAGCAGGCGCAAGGCATCGACATCCAGTGTTCGGCCCAACGGCGTCACCATGGTAAAACGCGGTGAAAAACGCGCCAGCAATCGCTGCAGCGCGGCGTCATCTTCTTCTACGGCAAACCATCGTTCGATGGCTTCGTGCGCCTGGATCACTTCGTCCAGGTAGGGCGTGGCGTCATTCATGCAGTTTTTTCCTCAAGGGCAGGTGGGTTCAATAGCGCGAGCACGTGGGTCGAGTCAAAACGCAGGACGGCGACCATTGGCAACAGGGTCAGCAGCGCGGCGGCGATAAAGCAGGCACTGAAACCGTCACCACCCAACGCGCCCAGCAGTGAGCTGAGCAGCGCCGCCGCGAGGCAGAAACCGAGTTGGCGATTGATGTTCCACAGGGCACTGGAGTGGCCCATTTTTTCTGGCGTAATGCCGACGAACGCCAAGCTCTGCGCGGTGACGCTGCACAGGCTGCCGCCCAACCCCATAAGGGCGTAGGCGATGATCAGCGGCGTGCTGGCCGGTTGTTCGATGCGCATTAGCAAAACGATGCCGACGCATTGCAGGAGCATGCCGGCGCTGAGCAATGGCTTGGGGCCGATGCGGTTGAAACTGCGTTTGCCAAGCATGATCCCCACGCCCGAACCGACGGCCCACGGCAGCATCAATGCGCCGGTCTGCGCCGCGCCGACACCGAGGGTATGCAGGTACAACACGGCAATCATGTGGGTGCCGGTGAACACCCCGGGCACACACAAGTAGATCAACATCGCCAGACGCAGCGACGGGTGCTTGATCAGTTGCAGGTCGAGGATCGCGCCGGGTTTGCGCCAGCCATCGCGCAGGTAAAAGCCCAGGATCAGGAGGCTGAGTATCAGCACAATGATGCCGAGTGCTCGGGTGCTGGCGTCGCTTACCAGGCTGACGGCGATCAACAACAAACTCAGTGCCGACGCCGCCAGCAACAGGCCACGGGCGTCCAGCGTCGGGCGCTCATGCAAGGGCTGATCGGCTTTCAACCAGAGCAGGCCGAGCCCGAATGCGAGCAGTGTCAGCGGCAGATTCAGGTAGAAAATCCAGCGCCACGACAGCGCCTGAACGATCAGTCCGCCGGC comes from Pseudomonas sp. RU47 and encodes:
- a CDS encoding MFS transporter, which gives rise to MAYRSKVALVYLLGFALDLLNMFVASIAYPDIAQQLHASVTQLAWISNAYMLGLTLIIPLSVWLATRVGERRLILASLLLFGVGSALVAQAGSIESLIAWRLLQGLGGGLLLPVGQALAYRQFPATQRAHFTGVVLLVALLVPALSPAAGGLIVQALSWRWIFYLNLPLTLLAFGLGLLWLKADQPLHERPTLDARGLLLAASALSLLLIAVSLVSDASTRALGIIVLILSLLILGFYLRDGWRKPGAILDLQLIKHPSLRLAMLIYLCVPGVFTGTHMIAVLYLHTLGVGAAQTGALMLPWAVGSGVGIMLGKRSFNRIGPKPLLSAGMLLQCVGIVLLMRIEQPASTPLIIAYALMGLGGSLCSVTAQSLAFVGITPEKMGHSSALWNINRQLGFCLAAALLSSLLGALGGDGFSACFIAAALLTLLPMVAVLRFDSTHVLALLNPPALEEKTA